GTCGGCCACCAGGTCGCCCACCACGGTGACGGTGACGCGCGGGAAGGCCTCCACGATGCGGGTCAGCCGCTCCACGGATTTGTTGTGCTTCTTCATGGCCAGGGTCGCTGGGAGTCGTGCCCAGATTTTCTCATGCCGGGCGGCTCATTTCGAAACCTGGGCAGTCAGGGGGACGCCGCGGCGCGCGGCCACCACCTGCAGCAGGCCGTCGAGACAGCGCTCCGCGTCCTCCAACTCCATCTTGACGGGGACCACGGCCAGGGGCTTGAGATCGCCGAAGCGCCCGCCCAGGTTGATGGCGTCCTTCTCGGTGGTGACGAAGCCGCCGGCCCCGCTGCGCTCTTTGAGCGCCAAAAGGTCGCGCACGTCCTGCTCGCTGTAGAAGTGGTGGTCGCGGTAGGTGGCTTCGGCGACGTACTCGATGCCGGCGGTGCGCAGTTGCAAATAGAAGTTCTGCGGGCGGGCGATCCCGCAG
This window of the Terriglobales bacterium genome carries:
- a CDS encoding tetraacyldisaccharide 4'-kinase, with translation CGIARPQNFYLQLRTAGIEYVAEATYRDHHFYSEQDVRDLLALKERSGAGGFVTTEKDAINLGGRFGDLKPLAVVPVKMELEDAERCLDGLLQVVAARRGVPLTAQVSK